The Vicia villosa cultivar HV-30 ecotype Madison, WI linkage group LG1, Vvil1.0, whole genome shotgun sequence genome includes a region encoding these proteins:
- the LOC131602664 gene encoding ABA-responsive protein ABR18-like, translated as MGIFTCENDTTSTVAPAKLFKAVVHDADVIVPKVTDSIKTVEIVEGNGGPGTVKKLTFVEGGQTLYVLHKVEAIDDVKLEYNYSIVGGVGISDIVEKISFEAKLFEGPNGGSVGKMSVKYHTKGDAKPIEKEVEEGKAKSDALFKAIEGYVLANPNYN; from the coding sequence ATGGGTATTTTCACATGTGAGAATGATACCACTTCAACCGTTGCTCCTGCCAAGCTCTTCAAAGCTGTGGTGCATGACGCAGATGTCATCGTTCCAAAGGTTACTGATTCAATCAAGACTGTTGAAATCGTTGAAGGAAATGGTGGCCCCGGCACTGTCAAGAAGCTCACTTTCGTCGAAGGAGGACAAACCTTGTATGTGTTGCACAAAGTTGAAGCCATTGATGATGTAAAGTTGGAATATAATTACAGTATAGTTGGAGGTGTCGGTATATCTGACATTGTTGAAAAGATATCTTTTGAGGCCAAATTGTTTGAAGGTCCAAATGGAGGATCCGTCGGGAAGATGAGTGTTAAATATCACACCAAAGGAGATGCTAAGCCTATTGAAAAGGAGGTTGAGGAAGGCAAAGCTAAGAGTGATGCTCTCTTCAAAGCCATTGAGGGTTACGTTTTGGCTAATCCTAATTACAACTGA